The Pseudophryne corroboree isolate aPseCor3 chromosome 10, aPseCor3.hap2, whole genome shotgun sequence DNA segment TTCTAGAACAAGAGAATATTAAGTCGGCACTACCACTGTAACAGGGCTCAGTCACAGTCATCTTCAGGTCCTACAAGTGGTTTTGGACACTTAAATCTGTCCTGTTCTCCTTCTCCACTCTACCAAAGACGTTCTTGGCTTCCAAAGTTGTGTGTTCCTGTGCTGACAAATCCTAAAGGTAGGCCTCTATGCTACAGGATGTGTGTAGCATTAAAAAATGAGCCTTGCACCCAATGTGTGGTCAGCACTTCCTGCGGTTCTGGTGTCCCGTCGTAAAGCAATGTGTATTATGTGACGGTGGTGAGCAGGAACAAGCCAAGACATGACAGTACCCCTGTACGGCTGGCTTTTCCCATCATTGTGACGTGCTGTAGAGTATAACCTTCAATTCCTCCTTTCAGCCCAGTAAGAATAAAAAGACAAGCAGATGCCATTTTCAGAATGTTGGTGTTTATTGAATTTTGTTACCAAGAGGTAAAAAGTGCCAAATCCTATTATCATTGCCCGTGAGGGGGGACAGCAATGCATCGCTCCGCAATGGCCTGTGGCCCCTCTGGGGGAAACCAGTCAGTCAGGAATCTGCCATATGTATGCAGACAAAATAGTTGTGTGACTATTGTAGAGGAAACAAATACCGGTAGGGTAAAAGAAAGGCAAATAATAAACTGAAAGAACACAATATAAAAAAGGGGTTACATGGTAATAAGACAGTTCCTGTACAAAATCCCCAATCCCCACAACGTAACATAGGAGACATAGAAAAAAGCAAAACGGAGACAAAATAGACCATTTGGCTTTAAGTGCTGTTCCCTCCTGGTAAAGGGAACCGCCATTGAATGGGGCATTTACACATCACCCATACATCCACAATAAATAATGTCTTCACGTGGTCTTCTCAGAGGAATGTACTGTAATCCGGGGATAAATGTCTCTAACCCCTCGTTCTGCCACATTGATGCCAACTCCGGAAACAAAACAGTTATTGCAAGAGTCAATTCATGGCTGGTTGGATAAATTCCTATAGGATAAAAGGGAcatttaaagatggctgcccagtgctACCCAGGGTAATAGCTTAATTCGTACTGCCCCCTGCTGTGCAGTAGGTGCAAACCCAGAATGAGGCAGCCTCTTACAGAAACGGTCATTGCAAAATATACATATCCAAACTTCTACACAAGACATGGTCTGAGGACAGCTTAATGGGAACCATACACATTGTGACAGGAGCCGCTGCTCCCAGGGACAGATCTTACATTCTCCAGTGTCAGTCTACAAATACTTCGTTGCAAAAAATAAAGGACATTGGTCACAGACGATGCAAAGTTTTCACATTTACGCTTCGGATACAACCGCTATATGGGGCGGCGCTGGTGTACAGTAAATTACATGGTGAAAACCGCCAGGTCAGGCAGGACTTAGGAGGTGTATATTAGTATTCTTAAGAATAAATCAGTGCTTTCGAGGGTGAAAAAGGTATTTGTCCTAAATCATTTGTAAATGTAATGCAAGTCTATACTTTTCATTACACGTATGGAGCGCAGCCAGAAATATGACCGGATTCTGCACGTCATGCAGCCGTCTCAACTAACGGCCACGCAAATAAGTCCCCAGagtttgcacagctaaaataagaCCTGGCATTCATAGTCTACCATTGCTCCGTCAGATGGAGAAGGCCCCTCAGCGACTTAGGAAGTCCTGCTCTTCCCAGACCTAATTCAGGACGAATTTCTATTGGTCAGTTCGATACGGTTAGAATACTGAATGGAGAACTGAACTGAACTCATTtagaaaaacacaaaaacaaattattttgtagcttttttttttttagattttcaaAAAGTTTTGTTCACAAAAATAGAATATACACTATTTGCTTTATAAATAGATTACAATTAAGCTTACCGAGAAGTCCCCCTGCACCCCATAATATTCTTTATCACCTGTCGTTTTATTTGTACATTCAATTCTTCCAGTACGCGGCAACACCAACATGTTTGTACAGCTCTCATGCACGAGATATACCGACCACCACCCACCACTGATCCTTATATGTACAATCCCCCACACATAGTGTGCTGTATATAGCTCCAAGCCACCAGTATGTCTATAAATTCCCCAGTGACCGGGATACTTCCCCCTTCACACGACTATAGAAAATGATCTCCGTGGCTCTCGGAAGTAATCCAAAAAGCACATAGAATAGAACATCGGGGGTTAAGCTTGTCCTAGTTACCTTCCCAATACACACGTCCACCATTGTGTCCTTTGCAATAGTCAAGGCAAACAAACTCTGACCCCACCCATCTATAAAAGTATAATAAAAAACAGTCCTTACAGTATTCATGTAAAAAAAATGATGTCAATATGACACGTCTATTCTGATACAAAAGAAGTATTTACAGTCTGCTGATACAGAAGAGAAAGATCTGCAGCATTTTCTCAAATGACTTGCAACCCAGAAGGTATTTGGTACATCTGTGACCCACGACGGCTAGAAAAGGCAATATATCTACATAGGTGTCTGAGCTACAGCAATTAGGCAAGTGTTAGTTACACCCTTCACCACTAGAGGGGGCACTAGGAAAGAAAAAGTGCAGCGCAAAATGTGCATGtggttttgggggtcattcagagttgattgctagctgaatttgttcgcagcgatcaggctaaaaagcggcagtTCTCAGTgcgcgacgtacaggcacaacgaacgatgtagttttgcacagggtctagcgatgcatttcagtcgcactggtagccgcagagtgacaggaagggggcgtttctgggtggtaactgaccgttttcagggagtgtgcggaaaaacgcaggcgtggctgggcgggtttgtgacgtcaaatccggaactgaatagtctgaagtgatcgcaagcgctgagtaggttttgagctactttgaaactacacaaaaaaaaaaaaatttgtagccgctctgcgatacattcgttcgtacttctgctaagctaaaatacactcccagtgggcggcggcatagcgtttgcacagctgctaaaaactgctagcgagctatcaactcggaatgaccccctttgttctgaaCTGCTTCCACATTTGTCGGATCCAATCTGTATGGCCGTTTAAGGACGCTTGATTTGTAATCTATGAAGCGGACAGCTGTCATTTATTGGGAATGTAGTAAAGTTTATGACCGAGCCATTATAATATAATCATGGCATTCTAAAATTCCTTTATGCCAAATTAATCCAGtgccagaatttttttttattataataataattcctagccccatgtagcttggaaGCAGTTCGTACAAAACCTGGTGCAGCTGAATGTCGCACAGCATCACGTGGCTCCTCCCCCATACACAGGGAACGGGAGCTCCGCTTTGGCTTTAAGGAGGATGAGAAAAATCTAATCTCTGCAAAACGAATAAAAAAGAGGAAATCTAATAAAACCGGTCAGAAGGCCACCAAGgtatgataaatttaaaaaaaaaaaaaaaaaaaagcaaaagttcTTTATATACAGAAATGGCTTCAAAGTCAGAACCCATAAGACAGCAACATATAGCAGTATATTATTACCACCCACTTCCCAGTAATATCACATAGGATACAGCGTCACACCGAGCAGCTGTCAGATGTGCATGACACGGCCGGGGGTGAGCTACAGAACACTCTGGCTGGCATAGACAGCGCGGAGCTATTCTGTGCACACTCAGAACTCCCTTTAATACTTTATAAAACGGGTCTACGGAGCATCCAGTTACAGAGCATTAATAATCCATCTCTACCCTCTATGGGCACGGTAACAGACATTTGGGCAACTTCCCTGGTTTTAATAAGTGCATCTGAACGAGTTTACAGCTTGTCCAGTCTGTGTTCGTCTTGGACGACGGGCCAATTTTGGCTTCTGAGGAGTGGACAAACCAGGGATTCTAGCAAGGTTACCAATTCTGCAAAAAGGTTCTAAACAGAAGTTAAGCCGAGCAATTTTACTAAGGCCTCATTTTGGTTAAAGAGgacttttttgtttgtttaaaaGGGCGCGATCAGGAAAGCTGCAAACGCAACAGATAAATATGGGCGCTTAAGAAACATGCAGGTGAGCTTTACAATTAATTTGCATCAACCTATAACCTTAGTGTTACCCAGAAATAAACTCCTGCTGATCTATTCAACTCAAAGTGTGTCAGCACCCACGCCAAACTCTACAGAAGCAAAACCACTGAGTGACCGCATCCGCAAACAACCCGCCGCGTCATGCACTGTCCAACCACTCTCCTCCCACACTGGGAAGTAACCGTTCTAAAATAAGGCAAACGTATTGCATATTGTCCCTACATATAGTGCCGTTCACAGAGCCCCCTGCTCCAGCTGCTGTGCCACATGTGCCATGCGGGGCGGAATGATTCTCCTATATAAACATACGTACCCTATAATCACTTGTCAGGTTCTTATGTTTCCTTACACTACACACCACAACGGTGACTACCAGCCTGATATAAAGTACATACACAACGGGAGCAGCCAGGCTGTATAACTATCCAGGAGaaagcagccaatcaggtccctgGGAACGCAGCGCCTGAGTGATGTCATCGCTTTCCAGTGGCCCGATAGGCTGCCTCTGCTGGACGCGGCCTGCGAGAGCGCTCTACCACGCTGTACACCAGTCATACGTATTAAACCAGAATAATTCCAGGTGGCTCTGAGTGGGGAAGGCACATGTGAAAcagcactttgtcttttctgttttgttttcaAGACTTCTATTTCCAGGGTTTTCTGTAGAAGAATAGACATTTACAGCACCAAATAAGGGGGTGGAGGTCTGGAGGGCGTTTTGTGAATCCTCCAAAGTCTCTGCTTTGTCCACGTGctcctgttcctaaatgttcatgcaGCACCGGACAGGTGCCGTTCATCAGCTGATGGCGCTGTCTCCGTCGCCGTCCTTCTCAAACTCTTCCTGCATCTCATCCGAGTTCCCCGAGTCGCTGCTGGCTACGGAACTGGTGGACGGAGAATTTCTGCTGTAGACAAAAAGTAACAGCGTTTAAACATTGGAGGCTTCCCTTCTGCGTCACCCCCACCCCGTCCCAGACTCCTCTCGTTTCCAAGATAAGAGCCTCCCTTCCCAAGCTCCCCACAGTGATGGCGGAATCTGTCCCTCACCTTCCAGCCGATCCCTTTATAAGCCGCCTGCAGGTTTCCATCTGCACATCCAGACCCCGCTTCATGCTGCACATTTCCATATACTCGTGGAGATGTCGGTTCATGTCGCTTTTCGCGGTCGCCAGCTCCAGCTACGTCACAAAAGAGGCGCTCAGATTAGGGATGTGCATTTACTGATCGCATATAACACACAATAATATACAAGTATTTATTTCCACTAGACTAGCAATAAAGATCCCAAATTTGGGCCGGATTCAGAGACGGATGGTACGGCACAGCTGCAGCGGCTTTCTACGCCGCAGCTGTGCAACAATATGCTCATGCGGTCGGAGGAGTTTTATGCATATAAACGGCACCTCCTGCCGCCTCCTCTGATCCGCTGCTGCAAAGAGGCACCTCCTGCCGCCTCCTCTGATCCGCTGCTGCAAAGAAATACAGATTTGTGCGTCTTTACACCCCACCATCGGAACATGCAACAGAACTAGGACTTTTTCCTCCAGTGTTGTGTTGCATGAGAAAACCAAAATGAAACGTGAAGTGTTAGATGTATTGTAGCATAATCCTAGATTACACTGTACAGCGTGACGTCCTTAAATAGAGCATCCTTGTATCACTACTAAAATCTAATCCGGCATGGCTGCACCGCTCAGGCCTCACCTCGATCTGGCCAATGGTTTCCTGGTACTCCTTGTCCCGTGTTTTCAGGAACGTTTCAGTCTCCTGAATCAGACTGCCCAAGCTTTCTTCCTGCAAGAGTGAAAAAAAGAGGGACTCAATGATGACTGTACAGACTCGTGCATCAAAATGCGGGCGCAGCTGCGGTGTTGAGATACAAGATGGGCGACACGGAGGTCTGCGTAGAACTTGCCTCTCCCTGGAGCTCTGCGGGTGGGTTACAGTTGCTGAAATCTTCCCACAGCAACAGAGTATCCTCGTTTTCTTCCCACGTTAAACTGTCAGTGTCGTCGTCAAAATCGTACGTCTCCCGCCTGTGGGGGATATTGCAGCACAATATTAGAAAAAAAACAAGATTTCCAGGAATCAGTGATCTACAATCCGCTTCTCATGAGGCCACAGGGTGGCGCTATAGGACTACACAGCAATGATCTGCATAGCATAGACTAGAAAATAATCTAAATCTTCCTTGCAAACTCTGTGTCTATAGTACAAAGGGAAACCACTGCCTAAATGCAATCTTCCCATGGTAACAATGACATTTCACCCCCTACTGAACAGAGGGCCATTGTAACGAAGGAAGGGCTTGCGGCTTCCCTATTTGCATTATCACTCCGGCCGAAACTGTTCTCAGCAACTTTAAGACATTTCGCAGACACGGTCAGTAAGGGAATTGTCCTGCTATAAGGAGGCAGGAGGAGATCAGCTGTTTAGTGTATTtagggaggggaaaaaaaaaaaaacccgcatcCAAAATATAAATCAACTTTAAAAGGAAGCCTCTTGCACAGTTTGGGTTTAATGGATTTAGCGTTTTCAGTATTTAACTAGCTCACAGTATGTATACAGTAGTATGTTTTCTGatgagaatattttttttttcagaaagaaagaaagaaagaaagaaagaaagaaagaaagaaagaaagaaagaaagaaagaaagaaagaaagaaagaaagaaagaaagaaagaaagaaagaaagaaagaaagaaagaaagaaagaaagaaagaaagaaagaaagaaagaaagaaagaaagaaagaaagaaagaaagaaagaaagaaagaaagaaagaaagaaagaaagaaagaaagaaagaaagaaagaaagaaagaaagaaagaaagaaagaaagaaagaaagaaagaaagaaagaaagaaagaaagaaagaaagaaagaaagaaagaaagaaagaaagaaagaaagaaagaaagaaagaaagaaagaaagagcacGATCTggcaaggaaaaaataaaaaaataaataaggctattgtagagTGCCTCTTCATCAATACTCCTCAGAGTGCTACCTACGACAAGCACCGGATATCGCAGACAAAAGATGGCTGCGTTGGGCAAACGCTACAATCCCTACACTGGTCATGAAGGCGTACTGGCCGCATCGCTGGTTGATGGGAGTagaaattaattttaaaaaatGCTGAGACATTTGTGGTGATGTCAGCGGCAGAATGTTGGGAACGGGCTGGaataaagcagacgcttatcctgggaCTGATGGTATTTTAAGAGGCCTTGCAGCTTTGTCAGCATAATTCATATTGTCCACCCCAACCACCCCTcccgactgcttcccagcctcagaCTTGGCCGAGACCTCTAGGACGTCCGCCGGTCACATCCCTTCCCAGACACAGGAAGCGGAGTGTGTAACAGAGGGGCAGACAACTCATGGATCAGGAATGCCTTAAACCTAGGGCTCTGGTCCGTATCTGGGAACTATATGTACATACTTtacatcagggtttttttttttttttacttccgtTCTGACATTTCATGATCTTTTTGTACTAAGGAAACTCTTAAGGAAAAACAGAAATGGCTATTGTTGTAGCGTTAGACAGTCGAACACAGACGCGGCGCACTTACAGTTGGTTAAACATCCTCTTCATCTCATCGGTGATGTTGAGCGAGCAGCTAACTTCATCATCCGAGAACCGGCCAGCGTCCCCATCCTGCTCAGCGATGTTGTCCTCCGGCGCAAGCTTCCGTTCCCTCTTTTTGGACACCGTTCCCACCTTGAAAGAGAGAAAGAAGGAGTACCGGCTCCATTAGCAAGCAGCACTCTCCACAGAAAAGGCCGGGCAGAGGGTGGGCGTGAGGGTGAGTAATGGATTAACAAGCAGCAAAACCGCGCCGCGTGCATTCAGCGCCAGCCACCAGCCTGTGGTATGCATGCAGTGTACAACAGGATGCACAGCAAAGAGCAAAGCCCCGTCAATGCCCTACTCTATCCACACAGACCAGGCCGTAGAAGCAGAGaatacagaggaggaggaggaacagtaTGGAGACAGAGGACACAGAACGTGGATCATCTGAGATCTACCATGGATTCTCAGAACCATATTGAAGTTGTGGCTCAACGTGTCAGGGCAAAGTAGGTCCACGAAAGCTGGAAGTCTATCTGCTGCTCACCACCGGCCTGCAGAGCGGAGAGGAGCCTAAACTCACCAACAGCGACAAGGAACTAGAGTGCCATATACTACCCAGCAGAAGGACTCGGTCCTAGCCTTAATCAGGTTATGCAGAGCTATATGGGGGCTGAGTGGCCTGATCAGAAGGTCAGAGAAAGACAAGGCTGGGTCACCTGGAACATCTTGGATACATCCTCGGAATTTCTCTGCTGTGCCACATCACACAGCTTGGCGGTGATATCAATCCGCCGGCAGATGTCCATATCCACCTTCATGGCTTTCTCCTGGATCTTTGAGTCGAGATCGGTCATTGGCTGTGGGGGGATATTGGGATATTATCTCCTCTAGTAAACGCCATCGCTGTATATAATACACATCTCCCCCTTATGGCGAGAATAATCAATCAGAGTTCACATCCATAACCACTTCTCTGCAACAGGAGCCCTACATAATATTCAGGATATAGCTAGTTTTGTGCACATTCTGAAAACCTGGCATGTCAGCATCCAGTGGCAGTAGGATATAACCATATCACTGCACAACGGGAAACAGATACCCTATGACCGTACCTAGTCTTACACatgaaaaatatactggtaggttatctgGCTCCCAACAAGACTGAACCCTAGGGTGTGCGTGGGCAGACTAGACGGGCCGAGTGGGTCTCATCTGCCGTTGCATTCTATGGGTggcattcaattgtttgaaaagtcggttgggtgtccgtttttcctgtccattagataggaacagacacccaactggtttttcaaacaattgaataccccccctatGCGTCTTCCCACATACAGTATGCCTGGGTAACAATGTAGGATTTCATCTTCCACCCATCCTACAAAGGTTACAGTGTGACCACCAGTCCTCATGTTTGTGCCCCATCAACACACATTctaccatacagatggagccttctttatcttggcctttaataagattaattggacttcatcccctgctgtattgttctctctgtattgtattgcagctgagaatagaTGAAAGgcctatgctaataaaccttggtgcgcctaggtgcagcagagaagcctagatgatcatggctccatctgtataacatgTTCTAAGAGTGAATGGCAATAAGTGTATATTACATTATACAGAACCACACAGCCCTGGTAGTATTGGAGCTTGCGGTGGCTTATACGCCTACTAGAGAAGATCGCATGGTCAGTACTACACATAGGTAAAAAACAGAGTTTTAGGAAAATTCTTAGTGCGCACTAATATAGCAGCTGGACACACCCCCTTCAGTAGAAGGTTCCCAATTCCTTCACCCAGTGGTGTACATGCAAAAAAAGAAATAtttgaaggggacttatcctgcgcttcttGATAAGATCACCGTCACACTAGGCTCCCAGAAGTGTTTTGTTGGGCTCATATGGATGGCATATAAAAGAGAATATCGTATATAGTGACGTACAATTTTAATCATCCATATAACAAATAACAATGCAGTAACAATATACACAGGTTAAAAACATTCCATATTTGGCATAAAAATAGCAGCAATGGTTAAAAATGGCTCAATGGCCTGGACTGGATTAAGAGGAGAAATGGAAAATTACCAGAATGATTTGAGCTGCATGAGCAGTTCAAAAACAGCTTGCGGGTTTTTAGTGGGACAGGGGAACCCGGGAATCCCCTATACCTCGCTGTACTGCACTGGTCAGTCCTCCggcactcctcagctcactgtcctgtctccaccaacgcgtttcaacctcatacagaggtctttttcaaggtgtaaagtgatcactttacaccttgaaaaagacctctgtatgaggttgaaacgcgttggtggagaaaggacagtgagctgaggagtgccGGAGGACTGACCAGTGCAGTACAGCGAGGTATAGGGGATTCCCGGGTTCCCCTGTCCCACTAAAAACCCGCAAGCTGTTTTTGAACTGCTCATGCAGCTCAAATCATTCTGGTAATTTTCCATTTCTCCTCTTAATCCAGTCCAGGCCATTGAGCCATTTTTAACCATTGCTGCTATTTTTATGCCAAATATGGAATGTTTTTAACCTGTGTATATTGTTACTGCATTGTTATTTGTTATATGGATGATTAAAATTGTACGTCACTATATACGATATTCTCTTTTATATGCCATCCATATGAGCCCAACAAAACACTTCTGGGAGCCTAGTGTGACGGTGATCTTATCaagaagcgcaggataagtccccttcaaaTATTTCTTTTTTTGCAAGTACTACACATAGGGTTGCTGTTAAAGTTAGCATTTAGGTACAGGGATTTGCGGTCCGTACAGCTGCATTGCTAACGCTAATGCCAACCCGAAGCCTCATGGAAATAGCGACATTAGGATAAATGTTGACATGTGTCAACATTGATATAGACATAGCTAAACGGTTAATCATTAATGTCAACCTGCTACTGTCA contains these protein-coding regions:
- the IFFO2 gene encoding intermediate filament family orphan 2 isoform X2; translation: MGGRMMNSMVFGDMMRELEPGSAVPPPGTPVTMALRNDLGSNIHVLKTLNVRFRCFLAKVHELERRNRLLEKQLHQEHSQQQEERRLRHRTYLREQAVQTDPEPPQPGAQRPYSRLPGTIWSYTHVRRTGGGLETFQGPGVSWNHPDGVGVQIDTITPELRALYNVLAKVKRERDEYRRRWEEELAKRTNLESMVETLQEEAQEAYNVHDELNEKIERLKSELVVFKGLMRDPMTDLDSKIQEKAMKVDMDICRRIDITAKLCDVAQQRNSEDVSKMFQVGTVSKKRERKLAPEDNIAEQDGDAGRFSDDEVSCSLNITDEMKRMFNQLRETYDFDDDTDSLTWEENEDTLLLWEDFSNCNPPAELQGEEESLGSLIQETETFLKTRDKEYQETIGQIELELATAKSDMNRHLHEYMEMCSMKRGLDVQMETCRRLIKGSAGRNSPSTSSVASSDSGNSDEMQEEFEKDGDGDSAIS
- the IFFO2 gene encoding intermediate filament family orphan 2 isoform X1 — translated: MGGRMMNSMVFGDMMRELEPGSAVPPPGTPVTMALRNDLGSNIHVLKTLNVRFRCFLAKVHELERRNRLLEKQLHQEHSQQQEERRLRHRTYLREQAVQTDPEPPQPGAQRPYSRLPGTIWSYTHVRRTGGGLETFQGPGVSWNHPDGVGVQIDTITPELRALYNVLAKVKRERDEYRRRWEEELAKRTNLESMVETLQEEAQEAYNVHDELNEKIERLKSELVVFKGLMRDPMTDLDSKIQEKAMKVDMDICRRIDITAKLCDVAQQRNSEDVSKMFQVGTVSKKRERKLAPEDNIAEQDGDAGRFSDDEVSCSLNITDEMKRMFNQLRETYDFDDDTDSLTWEENEDTLLLWEDFSNCNPPAELQGEEESLGSLIQETETFLKTRDKEYQETIGQIELELATAKSDMNRHLHEYMEMCSMKRGLDVQMETCRRLIKGSAGSRNSPSTSSVASSDSGNSDEMQEEFEKDGDGDSAIS